The region TTTCATACCCGCCACTTATCCGTTATCTAGAACGTTCTAAACTGAATGCACACAAATATGAGCCCCTGATTAAACGTTATGGTGTGATTGGACTGATTTTATTTGTATTGACACCCTTTGCAATGACTGGCCCTGTAGTAGGAAGTTTTGTAGGATTTTTGATCGGATTTCGTCATCGTGTGACTCTAGCTATTGTACTCTCCAGTACATTGATTGCTATTATTCTATGGATCTATTTAATTAAGAATTTTGAAGAAGAGCTGATTGCTTACAGTGACATGCTTATGATAGGTGTCTTCATAGCAATCGCTGTATTATTATTGTGGTATTTTGTCAAGAAAACTTTTCGTTAAAAAAGTTTTCTTGGCCATTACATGAACATCCCGCCGTTCACCTTGAGTGTCTCACCCGTGATGTAAGAAGAGTGGTCAGAGAGTAAAAAAGCTACGGCTTCAGCTACCTCTTTTGATTCACCGAATCTAGCCATCGGTATCTTTGCAGTGAAAGCATCTTTCACTTCATCTTTAAGCACATCTGTCATTTCTGTCGCGATGAAGCCTGGAGTGATCGTATTATAACGGATACTTCTAGGTGCTGCCTCTATCGCAAAACTTTTTGTCATCGCGATCGTTCCACCTTTACTTGCAGCATAGTTTGTCTGTCCCGCATTCCCAGTTTCCCCTACGATGGAAGAGATATTCACCACAGAACCAAAACGCTTTTTCCCCATCACTTTGAGTGCTTCACGACAGCCTATAAATGTTGAGGTTAAGTTTGCATTGATCACATCCATGAACTCTTCTGTTTTCATACGCATCGCCAGTTTATCTTTGGTAATACCTGCATTGTTCACAAGATACGAAAGCTCACCATCTGCTTCAACGATGCTCTTCACCGCTTCTACAAAGGCTTCATCATTACTTACATCAAAACCGATCACTTCAGCTTTACCGCCTTCAGCTTCTATAGCTGCCTTCACAGCATTTGCTTCAGCCTCTCCAGAACGATAATTGACCCATACTTTTAAACCGAAAGCCGCAAGACTTTTTGCTATCTCTGCTCCTATACCTCTACTTGCTCCTGTGACTAAGACATTATTACCCGTAAATTTCATTTTGACCCTTTTGTATTCTTTAATAAATTTAGTAAAATTAATAAAATTGTACCATTTTTTTATGGTACAATGGCAGAAAGGTCAAAATGATGGAAAAGAAAATTAAAAAATCAGTAGCTACTTTACTTGCACACATCATCAAAATGGATGATAGAGATATAGAAAAAGAAACACCGCTTTTCTGTAAATTTATGGAAATGGATTTTGATTGGGATGCGGAGGAAGCAAAAGAGTTTCTCAAACGAACGATAGAAGAAGGATATGATCTTGATGCACATATCGCTATCATCAATGAGGCTTTATGCGATGATAAACTTTCTAAAATGCATATCCTAGAGCAGCTTAATCATATTATCTATTCAGATACCATTACACCCAAAGACTACGAAGAGTTTGAAAAGATCAAAAAAGCCCTTTTCTCCTGCTGATCTAGAAATGTGTCTTAGATCAGTGGTGCATCCATCTCTTCAGGTATCTCCAATCCCATGAGTTGAAGTACCGTAGGTGCAACGTTATTGAGTCCACACCCCTCTTTCACTTCTGTTACGCCTTCAGCCATAACAAAACACCATACTTCACCTACCGTGTGATTGGTCAGTACATGTCCTTCACTATCCCGCATCTCTTCACAGTTTCCATGATCAGAAGTAAGTACCACCGCATAACCATCTTCTTTTGCCTTGTTAAATATCAAACCCAATTCCGTATCAACCGCAGTCACCGCTTGACGTGCTGCTCCATAGTTACCCGTATGACCTACCATATCTCCATTCGCAAAATTCACTACGATAAAATCATAAGATTCGTCCATAGCCGTACGTACAGCTTCACCTACCTGGGGTGCTGACATCTCTGGTTTCATATCATAGGTTTTCACATCTGGACTGGGAATAAGTACTCTGCTCTCTCCTATCATAGGCTCTTCTACACCGCCATTTAAGAAGAAGGTAACATGTGCATACTTTTCAGTCTCCGCCGTATGAAGTTGTCTCAGTCCTGCATCAGAGATCACTTCTGCCAATGTATGCTTCGGTGTCTCTTTAGGAAAAAGTATCGGGTACGGAAAATTTGCATCATACTTTGTCATCGTTGCGATATTGAGTGGTGTAGACTTACATGCGAACTCATCAAAATATTCATCTCCCAAAGCTGCTGTGATTTCCCGTACTCTATCTGAACGGAAATTCGTTATCAGTACCACATCATCTTCTTCCATACCTCCATACGCTCCAAAGGCAACAGGTTCCATAAATTCATCGGTTTCATTTTTTGCATAACTTGCATCAATATACGCTTCTGGGCTCAATGGTGTTGACGGTGTAGCCTCAGCAATAGCACGATACCCCTTTTCCACTCTCTCCCAACGGTTATCTCTGTCCATCGTAAAGAAACGGCCGCCTATACTCGCGATAGAGATATCTTCATCACAGATATCTTCTATTTGATCCACATAGGTTTTAGCTGAAGTAGGACTCACATCTCTACCATCTGTGATCAAATGCAAGAAAACTTTTTTCCCTCTGCTTTTTGCAAGTTTTGCCAAACCTATAGTATGTTCTATATGAGAGTGCACTCCCCCGTCACTCAGTAAACCTATCAAATGCACACGGTCACTTTTTTCCAAAATATCATTGAGTGCTTGATTCTGCTCTATACTTCCATCTTCAAGTGCCAAAGAGATCTTTACCAGGTCCTGATACAAAATACGGCCGGATCCTATGGTCATATGCCCAACTTCAGAGTTTCCCATTTGTCCCTCTGGTAGACCTACGCTCAAACCATGTGTAGAGATGAGTGCACTGGGTACTGTTTCAAAAAGTGTGTCATAAGTGGGTTTTGTGGCATCTTTAAATGCATTACACGTACTGTCAGGCTTACACCCAATGCCATCGGTGATGATTAAAACTGTTTTTTGTTTCATAGTCTTTTCTTTTCGTAGTATTTAATTGAAATAATAGTAAAATAAACTTTCTTAATTCTTTAATACAAAATTTTAAATGAAAGTTGCCCATGCTATACGAACTCTCCCAGCTCTTAGATATCAATCTTTTCGGATACATTTCAGTACGTGCAGGTATTGCATTTTTCCTCGCTTTTATGATGACACTGTTTATCATGCCAAAATACCTCGCCTGGGCTATCTCCAAAAATGCAAATCAACCTATCAGCAAATATGTCCCTGCACATGAAGGAAAAAGACATACACCAACCATGGGGGGCGCAGTATATCTCATCGCTACACTCTTGGCTGCTTTGCTTACGGTAGATCTATCCAACATCTATATACTGGGTGGATTTATCACCCTTATTGGCTTTGGTTTGGTGGGCTTTAAGGATGACCTGGGAAAAGTACTTGCAGGTGACAACCTTGAAGGACTTACACCTAGAGGCAAGATGGGATTACAGGCTCTCATTGCAGCACTTGCAACAGGACTGCTTCTTTACGGAGGCTTTCCAACAGAATTCTATGTACCATTTCTCAAAACACCTCTGTTTGACCTAGGGTTTGCAGCCATCCCTTTTTGGGTACTTGTCTTTCTCGCCACCACCAATGCCGTCAACCTAACCGATGGACTTGATGGTCTGGCAACGGTACCTTCGATCATTGCCTTGGTTTCACTTGGACTGATCATCTATGTCACAGGTCATGCCATCTTCAGTCAGTATCTGCTGGTTCCCAACATCAAAGGTGTGGGTGAAGTAATGATACTTGCTGCTGCGCTTATCGGTGGTTTGTTCGGGTTCTTATGGTACAACTGCTACCCTGCAGAGATCTTTATGGGAGATACAGGCAGCCTTGCTATCGGCGGTTTTTTAGCCTATCTTGCCATTTTAGGAAAAAGTGAAATCCTGCTTATCCTTATAGGTCTCATCTTTGTCATTGAAACCGTCTCTGTGATACTGCAGGTAGGAAGTTTTAAACTGCGCGGTAAACGTGTTTTCCTTATGGCGCCCATTCACCACCATTTTGAACTCAAAAAATGGGCTGAGAATAAGATCATCATACGTTTTTGGATGATCTCTTTCATTGCAAATGTACTTGCACTCATCTCCTTTAAGTTCAGATAATGATGGAACAGATAAAACCCACACTCTTTGGTTACGGACTCACCACCAAAGCCATCGCAAAGAAATTAGGTGGAGGATGTACTTTTTTTGATGACAATGTCACAGAAGCCTATACCGACGAAGCAGGTAATCATATATTTCCTTCCGCTCTTTTTGATCCTGAAAAAAGTCACTTGGAAGTCACCACACCCAGTCTCAAACCCGATCATCCGCTGATCACATCTGCAAAAAACCTGCTCAGCGAATATGATTACTTTGACAAAGAGATGCCTTTTAGCATCTGGATATCCGGAACCAACGGTAAAACAACGACCACACAGATGCTCACACACCTTTTGTCCAAACGTGGTGCACTCAGCGGAGGGAACATCGGTACACCTTTGGCAGAACTCGATACTAATGCCCCTATCTGGGTACTTGAAAGCTCATCCTTTGCGCTGCATCATACCAAGAAAGCATCACCTGACATTTATCTCTTGCTTCCTATCACTCCAGATCATCTGGACTGGCATGAAACACCGGAACAGTATGAGGCAGACAAACTCAGACCTCTGCTGACCATGAAAGAGGGGGAACTGGCACTGGTACCCAAAGGGTTGAACCTTCCAAAGACAAATGCCTATGTCGTTGAGTATGACAGTAACGAATTTGTCGAAGCCTATTTCAAACTAGACTGCACCCAGTTACGATTTAAAGCCGCCTTCTTACAGGATGCCCTTCTTGCGCTTGCTGTCACCAAAGTGCTTTTTGATGAAGCAGACTATGCGTTGATGAATACCTTTACACTTGATGCCCATAGACAAGAAGAACTTAAAGATGATCAAGGCAGACTCTGGATCAATGACTCCAAAGCAACCAATCTAGATGCCACCATACAGGCAGTCAAAGGCTATGCCGACAAGCACATCCATCTCATCTTGGGTGGGGATGACAAAGGAGTGGATCTGACACCGCTTTTTGAAGTCATGGAGCCACTTAACCTTACACTATATACTATAGGGGCAAATTCTGACAGACTTTTAGCCCTTGCAAAAACCTATAATGTTAATGCTATAGAATCACAAACCATTCAAAATGCTGTCAAGCAGATAGACAGAGTGCATACGCTAGAGAGCGTTGCCCTGTTGTCTCCTGCTGCTGCCAGTTTTGATCAGTTCAAATCTTACAAGCACAGAGGTGACACTTTTATGGAATTGGTAAAAGCATTAAAAAAATAATTTATTTTTTATTTTATTTGCTGTCTTTTAAGTTTGAGCTGTTATAATTCTATCCACTTAAACAGACATCCTGTCTTTAAGTTGGCTCCATAGCTCAGTTGGTAGAGCAAAGGATTGAAAATCCTTGTGTCGGCGGTTCGATTCCGTCTGGCGCCACCATTCCCTTCAATAATCATCCAAAAATATTCAAAATCATTAACCAAAACCTTGAAAACAACTGTTTTACTTAAAAAAACCGTTAAAAATGCCTTCAATCTTTACTTTCTTTATCATCTTATCACCTAAAATATACCGTATACAGGGACTTCTACACAATTATTAACTTTTTGTTAACTAATTATTAATTTTATTGACATAATTCAAGAATTTAGGTTATACTTATGTTGTATTCAAACAAAATTTAAGGAGATTACAATGAAAAAAACATTATTACTTTCAGTAGTAGCGTCAACAATGATCATGGCTGGTGGAGATATCGCTCCAGTTGAGCCAGTGGTAGAGGCACCAGCAGCAGCTGCTGCATGGGAATTCAGTGGAAATGCAGTAGTTTACTACCAAACAGACGATGCAGTACAAGTTTCAGGACTTGGTGCAACTGGTGGTGATCTTTTTGATCAAGATACATCTGCAGCAGACGCTGGTATCCAACTTAGAGCAGCTAACAAAGATGTTGTTGCTGGAATTGGTGCAGGTTTTGCAGTAAACGGACTTTCTACACTTAACCTAGAAAATACTATAGTATCTAATACTCCACAAGGTACTGGTAATGGTGACATCGATGATATGACTGATGGTGGTTGGATTGCTGAAGCTTACTTGACTTACGAGTTTGGTAACACAGGTATCAAAGCGGGTCGTCAAACACTTCCACAATCACTCTCTCCATTTGCATACTCAGAAAACTGGAACGTATTTGCAAATACATTTGATGCGGTAACAGTGGTAAATACTGATATTTCAAACACAACTATCGTTGGTGGATGGATCGCTGGTGCTAACACAAATGCTTGGGGTGCAACAAACAACATAACTGACTTCAATTCATTGAATGATGAAGACGGTGTTTGGATGATTACTGCACAAAACAAGTCTATCGAAAACTTGACATTAACAGGTACTTACTACTTTGGTTCAGATATGGCTGTAACTGCTACTGGTACTGATGATTTAAGTATCCTATGGGGTGATGCTGCATACGATGCAGGTAGCTTCGGTGTTGCTATTCAGGGTGGTCAAGTTGATGCAGGTTCATTTGCTGCTCAAGCTGATGATATGACTGCATTTGGTGCAAAATTAACAGGTACAGTTAGCGGTATCAACCTTATGG is a window of Sulfurovum sp. TSL6 DNA encoding:
- the fabG gene encoding 3-oxoacyl-ACP reductase FabG translates to MKFTGNNVLVTGASRGIGAEIAKSLAAFGLKVWVNYRSGEAEANAVKAAIEAEGGKAEVIGFDVSNDEAFVEAVKSIVEADGELSYLVNNAGITKDKLAMRMKTEEFMDVINANLTSTFIGCREALKVMGKKRFGSVVNISSIVGETGNAGQTNYAASKGGTIAMTKSFAIEAAPRSIRYNTITPGFIATEMTDVLKDEVKDAFTAKIPMARFGESKEVAEAVAFLLSDHSSYITGETLKVNGGMFM
- the gpmI gene encoding 2,3-bisphosphoglycerate-independent phosphoglycerate mutase, whose protein sequence is MKQKTVLIITDGIGCKPDSTCNAFKDATKPTYDTLFETVPSALISTHGLSVGLPEGQMGNSEVGHMTIGSGRILYQDLVKISLALEDGSIEQNQALNDILEKSDRVHLIGLLSDGGVHSHIEHTIGLAKLAKSRGKKVFLHLITDGRDVSPTSAKTYVDQIEDICDEDISIASIGGRFFTMDRDNRWERVEKGYRAIAEATPSTPLSPEAYIDASYAKNETDEFMEPVAFGAYGGMEEDDVVLITNFRSDRVREITAALGDEYFDEFACKSTPLNIATMTKYDANFPYPILFPKETPKHTLAEVISDAGLRQLHTAETEKYAHVTFFLNGGVEEPMIGESRVLIPSPDVKTYDMKPEMSAPQVGEAVRTAMDESYDFIVVNFANGDMVGHTGNYGAARQAVTAVDTELGLIFNKAKEDGYAVVLTSDHGNCEEMRDSEGHVLTNHTVGEVWCFVMAEGVTEVKEGCGLNNVAPTVLQLMGLEIPEEMDAPLI
- a CDS encoding small multi-drug export protein → MKPDHSFLKQKEGQILFLGLMLLGGYFILVLLCAIFYSNYFQELLSITVTNIIFGRMAGLSIGVASQMNTTFLVLFNFFIESIMVLILYPLFVFSWNKLDFVSYPPLIRYLERSKLNAHKYEPLIKRYGVIGLILFVLTPFAMTGPVVGSFVGFLIGFRHRVTLAIVLSSTLIAIILWIYLIKNFEEELIAYSDMLMIGVFIAIAVLLLWYFVKKTFR
- the murD gene encoding UDP-N-acetylmuramoyl-L-alanine--D-glutamate ligase; amino-acid sequence: MMEQIKPTLFGYGLTTKAIAKKLGGGCTFFDDNVTEAYTDEAGNHIFPSALFDPEKSHLEVTTPSLKPDHPLITSAKNLLSEYDYFDKEMPFSIWISGTNGKTTTTQMLTHLLSKRGALSGGNIGTPLAELDTNAPIWVLESSSFALHHTKKASPDIYLLLPITPDHLDWHETPEQYEADKLRPLLTMKEGELALVPKGLNLPKTNAYVVEYDSNEFVEAYFKLDCTQLRFKAAFLQDALLALAVTKVLFDEADYALMNTFTLDAHRQEELKDDQGRLWINDSKATNLDATIQAVKGYADKHIHLILGGDDKGVDLTPLFEVMEPLNLTLYTIGANSDRLLALAKTYNVNAIESQTIQNAVKQIDRVHTLESVALLSPAAASFDQFKSYKHRGDTFMELVKALKK
- the mraY gene encoding phospho-N-acetylmuramoyl-pentapeptide-transferase, producing the protein MLYELSQLLDINLFGYISVRAGIAFFLAFMMTLFIMPKYLAWAISKNANQPISKYVPAHEGKRHTPTMGGAVYLIATLLAALLTVDLSNIYILGGFITLIGFGLVGFKDDLGKVLAGDNLEGLTPRGKMGLQALIAALATGLLLYGGFPTEFYVPFLKTPLFDLGFAAIPFWVLVFLATTNAVNLTDGLDGLATVPSIIALVSLGLIIYVTGHAIFSQYLLVPNIKGVGEVMILAAALIGGLFGFLWYNCYPAEIFMGDTGSLAIGGFLAYLAILGKSEILLILIGLIFVIETVSVILQVGSFKLRGKRVFLMAPIHHHFELKKWAENKIIIRFWMISFIANVLALISFKFR